The Benincasa hispida cultivar B227 chromosome 9, ASM972705v1, whole genome shotgun sequence genome has a segment encoding these proteins:
- the LOC120086609 gene encoding beta-glucuronosyltransferase GlcAT14B-like: MGHPGLEKKWLFPLVISSLICIFLLVTSFNMGLISSLHTINSIFSMFPSPMPTNQTNAALFAERKVGRLPQPPPPPNPTSMIPRFAYLVSGSKGDLEKLWRTLKALYHPLNQYVVHLDLESHPRERLELASRVANESIFAEIGNVFMITKANMVTYRGPTMVANTLHACAILLKRSNDWDWFINLSASDYPLITQDDLLHTFSPLDRNLNFIEHTSKLGWKATKRAMPLMIDPGLYKTTKSDVFWVNPPRALPTAFKLFTGSAWMVLSRSFVEYLIWGWDNLPRTLLMYYTNFVSSPEGYFHTVICNEPEFAKTAVNHDLHYISWDVPPRQHPHALTINDTEKMIASGAAFARKFRQDNPVLDKIDQELLGRDDKGSFTPGGWCSGKPKCTKVGNPLKIKPGPGAKRLRRLITKLTLAAKVGQDQCK, encoded by the exons ATGGGGCATCCCGGCTTAGAGAAGAAATGGCTATTTCCTCTTGTGATAAGCTCTCTAATATGTATATTCCTCCTTGTCACTTCCTTCAACATGGGTCTAATCTCTTCTCTCCAcacaattaattcaattttctcAATGTTCCCATCTCCAATGCCCACTAACCAAACTAACGCAGCATTGTTTGCTGAGAGGAAAGTTGGGAGATTGCCACAGCCTCCGCCACCGCCGAACCCAACATCTATGATTCCACGGTTTGCTTACCTGGTTTCAGGATCAAAAGGTGACTTAGAGAAGCTGTGGAGAACTCTCAAAGCACTTTACCATCCATTGAATCAATACGTTGTTCATTTGGACCTGGAGTCACATCCAAGGGAGAGGTTGGAGCTGGCTTCAAGAGTGGCAAATGAGTCCATTTTTGCTGAGATTGGGAATGTTTTCATGATCACCAAAGCAAATATGGTTACTTACAGAGGACCAACAATGGTGGCTAATACCCTCCATGCTTGTGCTATTCTTCTCAAGAGGAGCAATGATTGGGATTGGTTTATCAACCTCAGTGCCTCAGACTACCCTCTCATCACTCAAGACG ATCTTCTTCACACATTCTCACCACTAGATAGAAATTTGAACTTCATTGAACACACAAGCAAGTTAGGATGGAAAGC GACAAAACGAGCAATGCCATTGATGATAGATCCTGGATTATACAAAACAACCAAATCAGATGTTTTTTGGGTTAACCCCCCACGAGCTCTGCCCACAGCTTTCAAGTTGTTCACTG GATCGGCATGGATGGTTCTGTCTCGTTCATTTGTGGAGTACCTCATATGGGGTTGGGACAACCTCCCTAGAACACTTCTCATGTACTACACAAACTTCGTTTCCTCTCCAGAAGGCTACTTTCACACTGTAATCTGCAATGAGCCTGAGTTTGCAAAAACTGCAGTTAACCATGACTTGCATTACATCTCTTGGGACGTGCCGCCGCGACAGCATCCTCATGCCCTCACCATTAACGACACCGAAAAGATGATAGCCAGTGGTGCTGCCTTTGCTCGGAAGTTTCGGCAAGACAACCCTGTGCTGGACAAGATTGATCAGGAGCTACTGGGACGTGATGATAAAGGGAGTTTTACCCCTGGTGGGTGGTGCTCTGGGAAGCCAAAATGCACAAAAGTTGGAAACCCATTGAAGATCAAGCCAGGGCCAGGAGCTAAGAGGCTTCGCCGCCTCATAACCAAGCTAACTTTGGCTGCTAAAGTAGGTCAAGATCAGTGTAAATAG
- the LOC120085866 gene encoding proton pump-interactor 1-like: MGVEVVGFEMVKGPLDSVPAADNSVLKSKENGDLDQLPEKNAPIKFGSHEDEPVKEQADGSSTTNVPKDAADEWPAPKQIHTFYFVRHRAYDDPNVKAKIDLADKEIQKRSQARFQITEALKGKRGERAELITQMKALRDDNRQFKSIVDEKIKEIEPLNQALGKLRNANNAGRNGGLCSSEEELNAVIQSLQYHIQHESIPLSEEKQILREIKQLEGTREKVIANAAMRAKLQDSMVHKEALQDQVKIIGGDLDGVRKEQQAVRAKIKQLDDALKAIDNDIKTLQDELTSVTEKRGRAHESIQQLRKNRDEGNAHFYQSRSLLNKARELAAKKDVKALEELAFNEVEKFMSLWNGDKAFRDDYEKRILPSLDIRQMSRDGRIRNPDEKPILAPAEPAPPQTEMAAKPNIKRTKEEPKPVPSDTLPAQKVDKEVKHKAGKPIRPLEQEDKAEEEIPGLEKLSKDIPKEPEVDPAKLKEMKRAEEIAKAKLAMERKKKLQEKAAAKASLRAQKEAEKKLKDREKKAKKKATASGSATLTDEEPVDADAGAVQEESTELEKVNESAEAPVPVKTKIPKESGGRNRGRQRGLDSVPKVIRKRKKSINYLDWAGPAAAGAAVLLVILLVLGYYYYYLL; the protein is encoded by the exons ATGGGTGTTGAGGTAGTTGGATTTGAGATGGTCAAGGGACCACTTGATTCTGTACCGGCTGCAGATAATTCTGTTTTGAAAAGCAAGGAAAATGGAGATTTGGATCAATTGCCTGAAAAAAATGCTCCTATAAAATTTGGTTCTCATGAAGATGAACCTGTTAAAGAGCAGGCAGATGGTTCTTCAACCACTAATGTCCCAAAAGATGCTGCTGATGAATGGCCTGCACCTAAGCAAATCCATACCTTCTATTTTGTGAGGCATCGGGCGTACGACGATCCGAATGTCAAGGCGAAAATTGATTTGGCTGATAAAGAGATACAGAAGAGGAGTCAAGCTCGGTTTCAAATCACTGAAGCACTCAAGGGAAAAAGG GGGGAACGAGCAGAGTTGATTACTCAGATGAAAGCTCTGAGAGATGACAACAGGCAATTTAAATCAATTGTTGACGAGAAAATTAAGGAGATTGAACCTCTTAATCAAGCTCTTGGCAAGCTCCGTAATGCAAACAATGCTGGTCGCAATGGTGGTTTATGTTCATCTGAGGAAGAGCTTAATGCTgtt ATTCAGAGCCTGCAATACCATATACAACATGAGAGCATTCCACTTTCTGAGGAAAAGCAAATTTTAAGAGAAATTAAACAGCTTGAAGGGACAAGGGAGAAAGTTATTGCTAATGCTGCTATGAGAGCAAAGCTTCAGGATTCAATGGTACATAAAGAAGCCCTCCAAGATCAAGTCAAG ATTATCGGTGGTGATTTGGATGGAGTGAGGAAGGAACAACAAGCAGTTAGAGCCAAGATAAAGCAACTCGATGATGCCTTGAAGgcaatagacaatgatattaAAACTTTGCAGGATGAGCTAACTTCTGTTACAGAGAAGAGAGGCAGGGCTCATGAAAGCATTCAGCAACTTAGGAAGAACCGTGACGAGGGG AATGCCCACTTTTATCAAAGCCGATCACTCTTAAACAAAGCTAGAGAACTTGCTGCAAAGAAGGACGTCAAGGCCCTTGAGGAGCTTGCTTTTAATGAG GTTGAGAAGTTTATGTCCCTCTGGAATGGTGATAAGGCTTTCAGGGATGACTATGAGAAAAGAATTCTTCCATCATTGGATATTCGACAGATGAGTAGGGATGGTCGGATAAGGAACCCTGACGAGAAGCCAATACTTGCACCTGCAGAACCTGCACCCCCTCAAACTGAGATGGCAGCAAAACCTAACATTAAACGAACTAAGGAAGAACCCAAACCAGTACCATCTGATACTCTTCCAGCTCAGAAAGTTGATAAAGAAGTTAAACACAAAGCTGGAAAACCCATACGCCCCTTGGAGCAAGAGGATAAAGCGGAGGAGGAGATCCCTGGTTTAGAAAAATTGTCAAAGGACATCCCTAAAGAACCCGAGGTCGATCCtgcaaaattgaaggaaatgaAGAGGGCTGAGGAAATCGCAAAAGCTAAACTAGCCatggaaaggaagaagaaattgcAAGAGAAAGCAGCTGCGAAAGCCTCTCTACGAGCTCAAAAGGAAGCagaaaagaaattgaag GACCGTGAAAAGAAAGCAAAGAAGAAGGCGACAGCATCTGGATCCGCCACACTTACTGATGAAGAACCTGTGGATGCTGATGCTGGTGCAGTTCAGGAGGAATCTACAGAACTTGAAAAGGTTAATGAAAGTGCTGAAGCTCCGGTTCCAGTTAAGACTAAAATCCCGAAGGAGTCTGGCGGTAGGAACCGTGGCAGGCAAAGAGGGCTGGATTCTGTTCCGAAAGTGATTCGGAAACGCAAGAAGTCGATCAATTACTTGGACTGGGCTGGTCCTGCTGCTGCTGGTGCTGCAGTTTTACTTGTGATCCTTCTGGTTCTTGGATATTACTACTACTACCTTCTCTAA